In Methanocaldococcus lauensis, a single genomic region encodes these proteins:
- a CDS encoding dihydroorotate dehydrogenase electron transfer subunit: MEKPIICRIKKIIKESPTVKTFVIDRDFDFKPGQFAMLWLPGVDEKPFGFSSKNSFSVARVGEFTKKMHELKEGDIIGVRGPYGTYFEPLGDKILAVAGGIGAAPIITAVEEFSKQGIEITTILGARSKDELLFLDRFKKAGRLEICTDDGSFGFKGFTTEKMKEVLKEEKFDLIITCGPEIMMKKVVDIANEHNIPVQVSMERYMKCGIGICGQCCVDDEGLCVCKDGPVFWGDKLRFIREFGKYKRESSGKVIKI, encoded by the coding sequence ATGGAAAAGCCAATTATTTGTAGAATAAAAAAGATCATAAAAGAAAGTCCTACAGTAAAAACATTTGTAATAGATAGAGATTTTGATTTTAAGCCAGGACAGTTTGCAATGCTTTGGCTACCAGGAGTTGATGAGAAACCATTTGGTTTCTCTTCCAAAAACAGTTTTAGCGTTGCGAGAGTTGGAGAATTTACTAAAAAAATGCATGAATTAAAAGAAGGAGATATAATAGGAGTTAGAGGGCCTTATGGAACATATTTTGAGCCGTTGGGAGATAAAATCTTGGCTGTTGCTGGAGGTATTGGAGCTGCACCAATTATAACAGCAGTTGAAGAATTTTCAAAGCAAGGGATTGAAATAACAACTATATTGGGAGCAAGAAGTAAAGATGAATTGTTATTTTTAGATAGATTTAAAAAAGCGGGAAGATTGGAAATATGTACAGATGATGGTAGTTTTGGATTTAAAGGCTTTACAACTGAAAAAATGAAAGAAGTTCTTAAAGAAGAGAAATTTGATTTAATTATTACTTGCGGGCCAGAAATAATGATGAAGAAGGTTGTTGATATTGCCAATGAACATAATATTCCAGTTCAAGTTTCAATGGAGAGATATATGAAGTGTGGTATTGGCATCTGTGGGCAGTGTTGTGTAGATGATGAGGGGCTTTGTGTATGTAAGGATGGACCAGTATTTTGGGGAGATAAGCTGAGATTTATTAGAGAATTTGGGAAATATAAAAGAGAGTCCTCTGGGAAGGTTATTAAGATTTAA
- a CDS encoding DNA-directed DNA polymerase II large subunit encodes MVHVACSEKMRKYFENIIKEVERCYKIAEECRKKGLDPVDDVEIPLASDMADRVEGLVGPKGVAERIRELVSELGKEPAALEIAKEIVEGKFGDFDREKKAEQAVRTALAVLTEGIVAAPLEGIADVKIKKNPDGTEYLAIYYAGPIRSAGGTAQALSVLVGDFVRKALELDRYKPTEDEIERYVEEVELYQSEVGSFQYTPTADEIRTAIRNIPIEITGEATDDVEVSGHRDLPRVETNQLRGGALLVLVEGVLLKAPKILRHVEKLGIEGWDWLKELVSKKEESEEEDKKDDEEESIDGEEDIEMEGYWRDIKIEANKKFISEVIAGRPVFAHPSKIGGFRLRYGRSRNTGFATQGFHPALMYLVNEFMAVGTQLKTERPGKATCVVPVDSIEPPIVKLKNGDVIRVDTIEKAIEVRDKVEEILFLGDVLVNYGDFLENNHPLLPSCWCEEWYEQILISKNIDYDKKFIENPNPEKAVKFALKTKTPLHPRFTYHWHDVSKEEIILLRNWLLKGYEDYFENKKVWIVDLKTEEDKKAKRVLELIGCCHLVRNKKVIIEEYYPLLYSLGFDVENKKDLVENIDEILKTAKNSMHLINLLAPFEVRRNTYVYVGARMGRPEKAAPRKMKPPVNGLFPIGNAGGQVRLINKAVDENNTDEIEVSYGICPNCGKISLYRVCPYCGNSVELNKFGKITAPLKDYWYIALKRLGINKPGDVKCIKGMTSKKKIVEPLEKAILRAINGVYVFKDGTARFDCTDVPITHFKPNEINVSVEKLRELGYDKDIYGNELVDGEQIVELKPQDVIIPESCAEYFIKVANFIDDLLEKFYKVGRFYNIKNKDDLIGHLVIGLAPHTSAGMVGRIIGYCKANVGYAHPYFHAAKRRNCFPPDTEILVNIDGYVERITIKELYELFDENEEIFENGAYVRKKPKRNIKVYSFDVENKKVVLTDIEEVLKMPSPNHLIKITLDGGREFITTHNHPVLVYENNKFIKKLAMDVKEGDLILIPKIEFEEEDIEEIDLLKEFSKEEFKDLWNILRVRGISNWIKENIDKKLIRELKLNDYLRHNTIPLNLLLEILEKSNLSLDDVPKDCYIAVRRDKVNIKRIVKIEPLLKVIGYYLSEGYARESESVYQLNFSNSEKEIREDIKKSIREAFGDVKIYENEKEGKLTLSSRVVYLFFTRVLKIGKKAKSKRVPSFIFKLPKEKVKLMLSTYFAGDGTTIKTRPLVAVYSANKKLLMDIDTLMISKFNLYASWGVDENANSREGSVVKKYYENKGKEVPKSVVYRLDYYGEQAKRFFEEIGFSLERKQNIYNYHENRNYVNKKCIESFGLLSKVKKVDIIKSEDNYVYSVNAKKYHTIIINQNIQIHNCDGDEDSLFLLMDAFLNFSKIFLPDKRGGQMDAPLVLTTILDPKEVDGEVHNMDTVWRYPLEFYEKTLDMPSPKEVKELIETVEDRLGKVEQYEGIGYTHETSRIDLGPKVCAYKTLNTMLDKTTAQLAVAKKIRATDERDVAEKVIQSHFIPDLIGNLRAFSRQAVRCKCGAKFRRVPLRGKCPKCGSNLILTVSKGAVEKYMDVAEKMANEYNVNNYIKQRLKIIREGINSIFENEKSKQVKLSEFFKIS; translated from the coding sequence ATGGTTCATGTTGCATGCTCTGAGAAAATGAGAAAATATTTTGAGAATATTATTAAGGAAGTTGAAAGATGCTATAAAATTGCTGAGGAGTGTAGAAAAAAAGGACTTGACCCAGTTGATGACGTTGAAATCCCTTTAGCGTCAGATATGGCTGACAGAGTTGAAGGATTGGTTGGGCCTAAGGGAGTTGCTGAGAGAATTAGAGAGTTAGTTTCAGAGTTAGGTAAAGAACCGGCGGCATTAGAAATTGCCAAGGAAATTGTAGAAGGTAAATTTGGAGATTTTGATAGAGAAAAAAAGGCTGAGCAGGCTGTTAGAACTGCACTAGCAGTATTAACAGAGGGTATTGTTGCCGCTCCATTGGAGGGAATTGCAGATGTAAAAATCAAAAAAAATCCAGATGGAACTGAATATTTAGCCATCTATTATGCAGGACCTATAAGAAGTGCTGGAGGGACAGCTCAGGCATTGTCAGTATTGGTTGGAGATTTCGTTAGAAAGGCTTTAGAGTTGGATAGATATAAGCCAACTGAGGATGAGATTGAGAGATATGTTGAAGAGGTTGAATTGTATCAATCAGAAGTAGGTAGTTTCCAATATACTCCAACGGCTGATGAGATTAGAACTGCAATAAGAAATATACCAATTGAGATTACTGGAGAGGCTACTGATGACGTTGAAGTTTCTGGACATAGAGATTTACCAAGAGTTGAGACAAATCAACTCAGGGGAGGGGCTTTATTAGTTTTAGTTGAAGGGGTTTTGTTAAAAGCTCCAAAAATTTTGAGGCATGTTGAGAAATTGGGAATAGAAGGATGGGATTGGCTTAAAGAGTTGGTAAGTAAAAAAGAAGAAAGTGAGGAAGAAGATAAAAAAGATGATGAGGAGGAAAGTATAGATGGAGAGGAAGATATTGAAATGGAAGGATATTGGAGAGATATTAAAATAGAGGCTAATAAAAAGTTTATAAGTGAAGTTATTGCTGGAAGACCAGTATTTGCTCATCCTTCAAAGATTGGTGGGTTTAGATTAAGATATGGTAGAAGTAGGAATACGGGCTTTGCTACTCAAGGATTTCATCCAGCATTGATGTATTTAGTAAATGAATTTATGGCTGTTGGTACTCAGTTAAAGACAGAAAGACCCGGAAAGGCTACATGCGTAGTTCCAGTTGATAGCATTGAGCCCCCAATTGTAAAGTTAAAAAATGGAGATGTTATTAGAGTTGATACAATAGAGAAAGCTATAGAGGTTAGAGATAAAGTTGAAGAAATCTTATTTTTAGGAGATGTTTTAGTAAATTATGGAGATTTCTTAGAGAATAATCATCCTCTACTTCCAAGTTGTTGGTGTGAGGAGTGGTATGAACAGATTTTAATATCTAAGAATATAGATTATGATAAAAAATTTATAGAAAATCCAAATCCTGAAAAGGCTGTAAAATTTGCTTTAAAAACAAAAACTCCACTACATCCAAGATTTACATACCATTGGCACGATGTTTCCAAAGAAGAAATTATATTATTGAGAAATTGGTTGTTAAAGGGATATGAAGATTATTTTGAGAATAAAAAGGTTTGGATTGTTGATTTAAAGACAGAGGAAGATAAAAAAGCTAAGAGAGTTTTAGAGCTAATTGGCTGTTGCCACTTAGTGAGAAACAAAAAGGTAATTATTGAAGAGTATTATCCATTACTTTACTCCTTAGGATTTGATGTTGAAAATAAAAAAGATTTAGTTGAAAATATAGATGAAATTTTAAAAACTGCAAAAAATAGTATGCATCTAATTAATTTATTAGCCCCCTTTGAAGTTAGAAGAAATACCTATGTTTATGTTGGAGCGAGAATGGGAAGACCAGAAAAAGCGGCTCCAAGAAAGATGAAGCCTCCAGTTAATGGATTGTTCCCAATAGGTAATGCTGGAGGGCAGGTTAGATTAATAAACAAGGCAGTTGATGAAAATAACACAGATGAAATTGAAGTTTCTTATGGAATATGTCCAAACTGTGGAAAAATATCACTATATAGAGTTTGTCCATACTGTGGAAATAGTGTGGAGTTAAACAAGTTTGGTAAAATTACTGCTCCTTTAAAAGATTATTGGTATATCGCATTAAAAAGATTGGGAATAAATAAGCCAGGAGATGTTAAATGTATTAAGGGGATGACATCAAAGAAAAAAATTGTAGAACCATTAGAAAAGGCAATATTAAGGGCTATAAATGGAGTTTATGTATTCAAAGATGGAACTGCAAGATTTGACTGTACTGATGTCCCTATAACTCACTTTAAGCCAAATGAAATAAATGTTAGCGTTGAAAAGTTGAGAGAGTTAGGATATGATAAAGATATATATGGAAATGAGTTAGTTGATGGAGAACAGATAGTAGAGTTAAAGCCACAGGATGTTATAATTCCAGAAAGTTGTGCAGAATATTTTATTAAAGTAGCAAACTTTATTGATGATTTATTAGAAAAATTCTATAAAGTTGGAAGATTTTACAATATAAAAAATAAAGATGACTTAATCGGACATTTAGTTATTGGTTTGGCTCCCCACACATCTGCTGGAATGGTTGGGAGAATTATTGGATATTGTAAGGCAAATGTCGGTTATGCTCATCCATACTTCCACGCAGCAAAGAGAAGAAACTGCTTCCCACCAGATACTGAAATTTTAGTAAATATAGATGGATATGTTGAAAGAATAACAATTAAAGAACTTTATGAGTTGTTTGATGAAAATGAGGAGATTTTTGAAAATGGGGCATATGTTAGAAAGAAGCCAAAGAGAAATATTAAAGTTTATTCATTTGATGTAGAAAATAAAAAAGTTGTTTTAACAGATATTGAGGAAGTTTTAAAAATGCCTTCTCCAAACCATCTTATAAAAATAACATTAGATGGTGGTAGAGAATTTATAACAACTCACAACCACCCAGTATTGGTTTATGAAAACAATAAGTTTATAAAAAAATTGGCTATGGATGTTAAAGAAGGGGATTTAATACTAATTCCAAAGATTGAGTTTGAAGAGGAAGATATAGAGGAAATTGATTTATTGAAAGAATTTTCAAAAGAGGAGTTTAAAGATTTATGGAATATTTTGAGAGTTAGGGGAATTAGTAATTGGATTAAAGAAAATATTGATAAAAAATTAATTAGAGAGTTGAAGTTAAATGATTATTTAAGACATAATACTATACCACTAAATTTATTGTTAGAAATCCTTGAAAAATCAAATTTAAGTTTAGATGATGTTCCAAAAGATTGTTATATTGCCGTTAGGAGAGATAAAGTAAATATTAAAAGAATTGTTAAAATTGAGCCATTATTAAAGGTTATTGGCTACTATCTTTCTGAAGGTTACGCAAGGGAATCAGAAAGTGTTTATCAATTAAATTTCTCAAATTCAGAGAAAGAAATAAGGGAAGATATTAAAAAATCAATAAGAGAAGCGTTTGGAGACGTTAAAATCTATGAAAATGAAAAAGAAGGAAAATTAACATTATCATCAAGAGTTGTTTATCTATTCTTTACAAGAGTTCTAAAGATTGGAAAAAAGGCAAAGTCAAAGAGAGTTCCAAGTTTTATATTTAAACTGCCAAAGGAGAAAGTTAAACTTATGTTATCAACATACTTTGCAGGAGATGGAACGACAATAAAAACAAGACCATTGGTTGCAGTGTATAGTGCAAATAAAAAATTGTTAATGGATATAGATACATTGATGATTTCTAAATTTAACTTATATGCAAGTTGGGGCGTTGATGAAAACGCTAATAGTAGAGAAGGGAGTGTAGTGAAGAAATACTATGAAAATAAAGGAAAAGAAGTTCCAAAATCTGTTGTTTATAGGTTAGATTATTATGGAGAGCAGGCAAAGAGATTTTTTGAGGAAATAGGTTTCTCCTTAGAAAGAAAACAGAATATTTATAACTATCACGAAAATAGAAACTATGTAAATAAAAAATGTATAGAATCCTTTGGATTGTTGTCAAAAGTTAAAAAAGTTGATATAATAAAGAGTGAAGATAACTATGTCTATTCAGTAAATGCTAAAAAGTATCACACCATAATTATAAATCAAAATATTCAAATACATAATTGTGACGGCGATGAAGATTCTTTATTTTTGCTTATGGATGCGTTTTTGAACTTCTCCAAGATATTTTTACCAGATAAAAGAGGAGGACAGATGGACGCTCCATTGGTTTTAACTACAATATTAGATCCTAAGGAGGTAGATGGAGAAGTTCATAATATGGATACAGTTTGGAGATATCCATTAGAATTTTACGAAAAAACTTTAGATATGCCCTCTCCAAAAGAAGTTAAAGAGTTAATAGAAACTGTTGAAGATAGGTTAGGTAAGGTAGAGCAGTATGAAGGGATAGGATATACTCATGAAACGAGTAGAATTGATTTAGGTCCAAAAGTTTGTGCTTACAAAACCTTAAATACTATGCTCGATAAAACTACCGCTCAACTGGCAGTGGCTAAGAAAATTAGAGCCACAGATGAGAGAGATGTCGCTGAAAAAGTTATTCAATCTCACTTTATTCCCGACTTAATCGGTAATTTAAGAGCATTTTCAAGGCAGGCAGTTAGATGTAAGTGTGGAGCTAAGTTTAGAAGAGTTCCTTTAAGAGGAAAATGTCCAAAATGCGGCTCTAATTTAATATTAACAGTATCAAAAGGGGCTGTTGAGAAGTATATGGATGTTGCTGAGAAGATGGCTAATGAATACAATGTAAATAATTATATAAAACAAAGATTAAAAATAATTAGGGAGGGAATAAATTCAATATTTGAGAATGAGAAGAGTAAGCAAGTTAAGTTAAGTGAATTCTTCAAAATTAGCTAA
- a CDS encoding methanogenesis marker 14 protein, whose amino-acid sequence MGIFDIISKMFKKEKTKIAYAKSQSVDLIELKRNPYYIVASVELGNTTTKSIITATNMDTGKTYIISKYVKMTRDVRKPKKGEEVFGETLWGVKLTREAVADMVKEVLLKSLEEAGLTVNDLHFVVRSTGVTAGFASPEEVGEMIIALAQGCMKAGIPPAKMTPAMTKDQIPKPFDKYSFLDKIIFDGAVTGVLPPTGKEVVANEMEGELVTAGIKVGCKWTNVDFRNPCMSIDFGTTLAGRITNDTLPYAKVIGNLCGLAGAIADAIARGSGKIDEKTGAALDLANVKGKANEELAREYAEEIHKYIIIKEVPKDVDRFGTVPVDPKSAEKAGTTLIGCDVGKNGSDLIKLEELGRELVEKSNIPTLMCCLDYVMSEVVRRLVELAYKKELISEKSAIGITGRAGITGKKPELIIEKLKTLEIWDSVEENVVFVEDGLALGASVMARCMNCLGTPSVPLGGVRGGGCILGLRRKWQKERGMIRD is encoded by the coding sequence ATGGGAATTTTTGATATAATTTCAAAAATGTTTAAAAAGGAGAAGACAAAAATTGCCTATGCAAAGTCACAAAGTGTTGATTTAATTGAATTAAAGAGAAATCCATACTACATAGTGGCATCAGTAGAACTGGGGAATACAACAACTAAATCTATTATTACAGCCACAAATATGGATACTGGAAAAACTTATATAATTAGTAAGTATGTAAAAATGACAAGAGATGTTAGAAAACCAAAAAAAGGAGAAGAAGTTTTTGGAGAAACATTGTGGGGAGTTAAATTAACAAGGGAAGCTGTTGCAGATATGGTTAAAGAGGTTTTATTAAAAAGTTTGGAAGAGGCAGGTTTGACTGTTAATGACTTACACTTTGTAGTAAGAAGTACTGGAGTTACTGCAGGATTTGCTTCTCCTGAAGAAGTCGGAGAGATGATTATAGCTTTAGCCCAAGGTTGTATGAAAGCTGGAATACCTCCAGCAAAGATGACTCCAGCAATGACTAAAGATCAAATCCCAAAACCCTTTGACAAATACTCCTTCTTAGATAAAATTATCTTCGATGGGGCAGTTACTGGAGTTCTTCCACCAACAGGAAAAGAAGTTGTAGCAAACGAAATGGAGGGAGAATTAGTAACAGCAGGAATAAAAGTTGGATGTAAATGGACTAATGTAGATTTTAGAAATCCTTGTATGAGTATTGACTTTGGAACGACATTGGCAGGTAGAATTACTAACGATACTTTACCATATGCAAAAGTTATTGGCAATCTGTGTGGATTGGCGGGAGCTATAGCGGATGCAATTGCAAGAGGTTCTGGAAAAATTGATGAAAAAACAGGGGCGGCATTAGATTTAGCAAATGTAAAAGGTAAAGCAAATGAGGAGTTGGCAAGAGAGTATGCAGAAGAGATTCATAAATATATTATTATTAAGGAGGTTCCAAAGGATGTTGATAGATTTGGAACTGTCCCAGTAGACCCAAAATCTGCAGAAAAGGCAGGAACTACACTTATTGGATGTGATGTCGGTAAAAATGGAAGTGATTTAATTAAGTTAGAAGAGTTAGGTAGAGAGTTGGTAGAAAAAAGTAATATTCCTACATTAATGTGTTGCTTAGATTATGTTATGAGTGAAGTTGTTAGGAGATTGGTAGAATTGGCTTATAAAAAAGAATTAATTAGCGAAAAATCAGCAATAGGAATTACAGGAAGAGCAGGAATTACTGGAAAAAAACCAGAGTTAATTATTGAAAAACTCAAAACCTTAGAAATTTGGGATAGTGTAGAGGAGAATGTTGTATTCGTTGAAGATGGTTTAGCATTAGGGGCAAGTGTTATGGCAAGATGTATGAACTGTTTAGGAACTCCTTCTGTTCCATTAGGAGGAGTTAGAGGAGGAGGTTGTATATTAGGTTTAAGAAGAAAATGGCAAAAAGAGAGGGGAATGATAAGAGATTAG
- a CDS encoding MBL fold metallo-hydrolase: MKILPLASESLGVRSMATYVKTNDVGILIDPGVAIAPKRSGLEPNDIEFKILKELRKKINDYAKKSDIITISHYHYDHYTPFFDDIYLESKDYAKDIYKDKILLIKHPTEYINKSQMDRAKKFLDNVKDIAKKIEYADNKTFKFGNTEIKFSPPFPHGKNDKLGYVLITTVKEKDFKFMHTSDTQGILSDDVRDYIVNEKPNLIYIGGPPTYMMHRYGKKNLEKTNENLKYIVENTGAEIIIDHHLLRDKKFRERINIDFKTVAEFLGQKNLLLEAYRKDIKKGKTIEELFG; the protein is encoded by the coding sequence ATGAAAATTTTACCATTAGCATCTGAAAGTTTAGGAGTAAGGTCTATGGCTACCTATGTTAAAACAAATGATGTGGGTATATTAATAGATCCAGGGGTAGCCATAGCTCCAAAAAGATCTGGTTTAGAACCTAACGATATTGAATTTAAAATATTAAAAGAATTAAGAAAAAAGATCAATGATTATGCAAAAAAATCAGACATTATAACAATATCTCATTATCATTACGACCATTATACTCCATTTTTTGACGATATATACTTAGAGTCAAAAGATTACGCCAAAGACATATATAAAGATAAGATTTTGTTAATAAAGCATCCAACTGAATATATAAATAAAAGTCAAATGGATAGAGCAAAAAAATTCTTAGATAATGTTAAAGATATTGCAAAAAAAATTGAATATGCTGACAATAAAACATTTAAATTTGGAAATACAGAGATAAAATTCTCTCCTCCATTTCCTCACGGAAAAAATGATAAATTAGGTTATGTTTTAATAACTACAGTTAAAGAGAAGGATTTTAAATTTATGCATACATCAGACACTCAAGGAATACTTTCAGATGATGTTAGAGATTACATTGTAAATGAGAAGCCAAATTTAATATACATTGGAGGGCCACCAACCTATATGATGCATAGATATGGAAAGAAAAACTTGGAGAAAACCAATGAAAACTTAAAATATATAGTTGAAAATACTGGAGCTGAAATAATAATTGACCACCATTTATTAAGAGATAAAAAGTTTAGAGAAAGAATAAATATTGACTTTAAGACCGTTGCTGAATTTTTAGGACAGAAAAATTTGTTATTGGAAGCCTATAGGAAAGATATTAAGAAAGGTAAAACAATAGAGGAGTTATTTGGATAG
- a CDS encoding bifunctional 5,6,7,8-tetrahydromethanopterin hydro-lyase/3-hexulose-6-phosphate synthase produces MIKFGEAVLGNEIKAIVNVSIGKGKDIDNIFTNALTRGNCVFANLRPNLIVKPLTLVVPRHNIESNIQDELFQGVIQYAVAKAVADLDLDEDLKIVVSINVPELPITNLTKRKLFQYFYASTKLAINRALNEYPSKEKVKKEKYRALHPLVGFRDVRLEYPPYLQIALDVPTMENLEFLLHNIPKSDHIILEAGTPLIKKFGLEVIEIMREYFDGFIVADLKTLDTGRVEVRLAFEATANAVAISGLAPKSTIIKAIHECQKCGLISYLDMLNVSNPQKLYDSLKLKPDVVILHRGIDEETFGIKKEWKFEGNCLLAIAGGVGIENIEELLKEYQILIVGRAITKSGDPGRVIRMFINKMGYDIDTYRLYFDEDEDIEY; encoded by the coding sequence ATGATAAAGTTTGGCGAGGCAGTTTTAGGGAATGAGATTAAAGCAATAGTTAATGTATCTATTGGAAAAGGTAAAGATATAGATAATATATTTACCAATGCTTTAACAAGAGGTAACTGTGTTTTTGCAAACTTAAGACCTAATTTAATAGTTAAGCCATTAACCTTGGTAGTTCCAAGGCATAATATTGAGAGCAATATACAAGATGAGCTATTTCAAGGAGTTATTCAGTATGCAGTTGCTAAAGCAGTTGCTGATTTAGATTTAGATGAGGATTTAAAAATTGTTGTTTCTATTAATGTCCCAGAGCTTCCAATAACAAATTTAACAAAAAGAAAGCTTTTCCAATACTTTTATGCTTCAACAAAGTTAGCTATAAACAGAGCTTTAAATGAATATCCATCAAAAGAAAAGGTAAAGAAAGAGAAGTATAGGGCTTTGCATCCATTAGTTGGGTTTAGAGATGTTAGATTAGAGTATCCTCCATATCTACAAATTGCTTTGGATGTTCCAACAATGGAAAACTTAGAATTTTTATTACACAATATTCCAAAGAGCGACCACATTATCTTAGAGGCGGGAACTCCATTAATTAAAAAATTTGGTTTAGAAGTTATTGAGATAATGAGAGAGTATTTTGATGGTTTTATTGTTGCTGACTTAAAAACATTAGATACTGGAAGGGTTGAGGTTAGATTGGCTTTTGAAGCAACTGCTAATGCTGTAGCAATAAGTGGATTAGCACCAAAATCAACAATAATTAAAGCTATTCATGAATGCCAAAAATGTGGTTTAATAAGTTATTTAGATATGTTAAATGTCTCTAACCCTCAAAAATTATACGATTCTTTAAAATTAAAGCCAGATGTTGTTATTTTACATAGAGGTATTGATGAAGAGACTTTTGGAATTAAAAAAGAGTGGAAGTTTGAAGGTAATTGTTTATTGGCAATTGCTGGAGGAGTTGGGATAGAGAATATTGAAGAGCTATTGAAAGAATATCAAATATTAATTGTTGGTAGAGCAATTACAAAATCAGGAGACCCTGGAAGAGTTATTAGAATGTTTATAAATAAGATGGGCTATGATATAGACACTTATAGGCTTTATTTTGATGAGGATGAGGATATTGAATATTAG
- a CDS encoding NAD(P)-binding protein, with translation MYDFAIIGSGVAGSTIANELSEKYKVSVLEKGSNPKYVLEGKNVEINYVYGLGGSAVYSLGNAMKIDIKGYKIKKDIYKEIWEELNIKCPEDRFLNEIDKKFIELGFKKMEKFIDFDKCNKCGECARKLCKAKWTPLNYLKDSNADIFTNFNIKDIEYCGYYEILDENGKKIKTKNIIISAGGINSPRILKKLIDDENIGKNLFVDIFVTVGGILKDSYLNKDVSMLVYKKYKNFILSTHYSKLLYNEIKKDYKDVEEKDIVGIMIKIKDENCGEVLDKNTVKEITKEDFKTLAKGVSEATKYLYKLGVDEDIYTTIPRGSHPGGSLSLVVDDFEIKENLYVCDASLFKESLGVPPIVSIIALSKKFAREMLL, from the coding sequence ATGTATGATTTTGCAATTATAGGCTCGGGAGTGGCTGGTTCTACAATAGCTAATGAATTAAGTGAAAAGTATAAAGTATCTGTATTAGAAAAAGGAAGTAATCCAAAATATGTTTTGGAAGGGAAAAATGTTGAAATTAATTATGTTTACGGATTGGGAGGAAGTGCAGTATATTCCTTAGGCAATGCGATGAAAATTGATATTAAAGGATACAAAATAAAAAAAGACATATATAAAGAAATTTGGGAGGAATTAAATATTAAATGTCCAGAAGATCGTTTTTTAAATGAAATTGATAAAAAATTTATTGAATTAGGGTTTAAAAAGATGGAGAAATTTATTGACTTTGATAAATGTAATAAATGTGGAGAATGTGCAAGAAAGTTGTGTAAAGCAAAATGGACTCCATTAAATTATTTAAAAGATTCAAATGCTGATATATTTACAAACTTTAATATAAAGGATATAGAATATTGCGGATACTATGAAATTTTAGATGAAAATGGAAAAAAAATTAAAACAAAAAATATAATAATCTCTGCTGGTGGAATAAACAGCCCAAGAATTTTAAAAAAATTGATTGATGATGAAAATATAGGAAAAAATCTTTTTGTAGATATTTTTGTAACAGTTGGAGGAATTTTAAAAGATAGTTATTTAAATAAAGATGTTTCTATGCTCGTTTATAAAAAATACAAAAATTTTATACTATCAACACATTACTCAAAACTCCTCTATAATGAAATAAAAAAAGATTATAAGGATGTGGAAGAGAAGGATATTGTAGGAATTATGATAAAAATTAAAGATGAAAACTGTGGAGAAGTTTTAGATAAAAATACAGTTAAAGAGATAACTAAGGAGGATTTTAAAACACTTGCAAAGGGTGTAAGTGAAGCAACAAAATATTTATACAAGTTAGGTGTTGATGAGGATATTTACACAACTATTCCAAGAGGTTCTCATCCAGGGGGTAGTTTAAGTTTAGTTGTTGATGATTTTGAAATTAAAGAAAATCTATATGTTTGCGATGCCTCTTTATTTAAAGAATCCTTAGGAGTTCCACCAATTGTTTCAATAATAGCGTTATCTAAAAAATTTGCCAGAGAAATGTTATTATAA
- a CDS encoding fumarylacetoacetate hydrolase family protein, which yields MDIRSINPTKIVCVGLNYIDHAKELNMEIPEYPIIFLKPTSSIIYNEDYIIRPKISKRVDYEVELAIVIGKKCKNVKKSEAEDYIMGYTILNDVTARDLQQKDGQWTRAKSFDTFCPIGPRIVKDIDPMNLNIECRVNNEVKQKSNTKNMIFDVYELVEFVSSIMTLYPGDIISTGTPPGVGELKAGDVVECEIENIGILRNYVKDEE from the coding sequence ATGGACATAAGAAGTATAAACCCTACAAAGATTGTATGCGTTGGTTTGAACTATATAGACCACGCTAAGGAGTTAAATATGGAAATTCCTGAATATCCAATAATATTTTTAAAACCCACATCATCTATAATTTACAACGAAGATTATATTATAAGACCAAAAATTTCCAAAAGAGTTGATTATGAAGTTGAATTAGCAATTGTTATAGGAAAAAAATGTAAAAATGTTAAAAAATCAGAAGCTGAGGATTACATAATGGGATACACAATTTTAAATGATGTAACAGCAAGAGATTTACAGCAGAAAGATGGGCAATGGACGAGGGCTAAGTCATTTGATACATTTTGTCCAATAGGTCCAAGAATAGTTAAAGACATAGATCCAATGAACCTAAATATTGAGTGTAGAGTTAATAATGAAGTTAAACAAAAATCTAACACTAAAAATATGATTTTTGATGTCTATGAATTGGTAGAATTTGTTTCATCAATAATGACACTGTATCCTGGAGATATTATTTCAACTGGTACTCCTCCCGGAGTTGGAGAGTTAAAAGCAGGAGATGTTGTAGAATGTGAAATTGAAAATATAGGAATTTTAAGAAATTATGTTAAAGACGAAGAATAG